A part of Limihaloglobus sulfuriphilus genomic DNA contains:
- a CDS encoding pyridoxal phosphate-dependent aminotransferase, whose amino-acid sequence MRREIIHEGSGQLTYEIRGIVKFARELEQMGVEITWENIGDPIQKGEKMPEWIKKIILELASQDKTYGYVDTQGIPETREFLAHNINIRGGCQVNRDDIVFFNGLGDAVNKVFGFLKREARVIGPAPAYSTHSSAEAAHSGYEHLTYQLDPYNNWMPDLDDIENKVRYNDSIAGLMLINPDNPTGAVYPREILEAMVDIARRHGLFMICDEIYSHIVYNGTETMHMSEVIDDVPGLAMRGISKEYPWPGGRCGWIEVFNQDKYPDFKGYISSIINAKMLEVCSTSLPQYSIPPVIGSDNYPAHLKNRSAVFESRAKEAVEMLSGIDGIVVNEPKGAFYMSIMFEPEVLNGVQKLEITDTKVRRFIETRVRNVTNDKRFVYYLLAATGICVVPLTGFCCDREGFRITLLECDDEKRRWTWKTIAEAIKEYISSTE is encoded by the coding sequence AGGGTTCAGGCCAGCTAACCTACGAAATCAGAGGCATAGTCAAATTTGCCCGTGAACTCGAGCAGATGGGCGTTGAGATAACCTGGGAAAATATCGGAGATCCAATCCAAAAGGGTGAAAAGATGCCCGAGTGGATCAAAAAAATAATTCTTGAGCTTGCAAGTCAAGACAAGACTTATGGTTATGTTGATACTCAGGGTATCCCAGAAACACGGGAATTCCTTGCTCATAATATCAATATCAGGGGCGGCTGTCAGGTAAACCGCGACGATATAGTGTTTTTCAACGGTCTTGGTGATGCCGTGAACAAGGTTTTCGGCTTTCTCAAACGTGAAGCCCGTGTAATCGGCCCTGCGCCGGCATATTCAACTCATTCATCCGCTGAGGCGGCTCACTCCGGTTATGAACACCTGACCTATCAGCTTGATCCCTATAATAATTGGATGCCTGACCTGGATGATATAGAAAATAAGGTTCGCTACAACGATTCTATCGCGGGTCTTATGCTGATAAACCCTGATAACCCTACCGGAGCCGTTTATCCGCGTGAGATTCTCGAAGCGATGGTAGATATCGCCCGCCGGCATGGATTATTCATGATCTGTGATGAGATTTATTCTCATATCGTTTATAACGGTACAGAAACAATGCATATGAGCGAGGTGATAGACGATGTCCCCGGTCTGGCTATGCGAGGAATATCCAAAGAGTATCCCTGGCCCGGCGGCAGGTGCGGCTGGATTGAGGTCTTTAATCAGGACAAATATCCTGATTTTAAGGGGTACATATCAAGCATTATAAACGCAAAAATGCTGGAAGTTTGTTCCACTTCGCTGCCTCAATATTCAATCCCGCCGGTTATAGGCAGCGATAATTATCCTGCGCATCTCAAGAATCGCAGTGCCGTTTTTGAATCGCGTGCCAAAGAAGCTGTTGAAATGCTCTCGGGAATAGACGGTATCGTGGTAAATGAGCCCAAGGGCGCGTTTTATATGTCGATTATGTTTGAGCCTGAAGTGCTTAACGGGGTTCAGAAACTGGAAATAACCGACACTAAGGTCAGGAGGTTTATTGAAACCCGTGTACGAAATGTCACCAATGACAAGCGTTTTGTTTATTATCTGCTTGCCGCGACAGGGATTTGTGTTGTTCCGCTTACCGGATTCTGCTGTGACCGGGAAGGTTTCCGGATAACACTTCTGGAATGCGATGACGAAAAACGCAGATGGACATGGAAAACGATAGCTGAGGCTATAAAAGAATATATATCGTCAACCGAATAA
- a CDS encoding PEP-CTERM sorting domain-containing protein, with amino-acid sequence MRLYVIFLLAVIYILALPAGSFSGAICSDFFVPQNVSNIDQHPLSAENEAGENDSGGEFNAVDVIECCIRTAAEKQYADTYAAVPEPSTMAIFGTGIIGILLSRR; translated from the coding sequence ATGAGATTGTACGTTATATTTTTATTGGCAGTAATTTATATACTTGCTCTGCCCGCAGGCAGTTTTTCTGGAGCAATTTGCAGTGATTTTTTTGTTCCGCAGAATGTTTCAAACATTGATCAACACCCATTATCCGCAGAAAATGAAGCCGGCGAAAATGACAGCGGGGGTGAATTCAATGCAGTTGATGTAATTGAATGCTGCATACGGACTGCAGCAGAAAAACAATACGCTGACACCTACGCGGCAGTTCCCGAACCATCCACGATGGCTATATTCGGCACAGGAATTATCGGCATACTATTAAGCCGCAGATGA
- a CDS encoding ABC transporter ATP-binding protein: protein MNSIIKCENIIKSYKMGQTRLQVLKGVNLETARGEFVAVMGSSGSGKSTLLHILGALDKPDSGEIIYEGTNLARISAARLNAYRNKQVGFVFQFYHLLDEFNVLENTLLPAMASSSVIKWAAISSDIKKRAVSLLEKVGLADRLNHKPHQLSGGERQRTALARALINEPRLLLADEPTGNLDWQRGSEILTLLKQLNKEGQTIIMVTHDKKVADAADRTVVIQDGKI from the coding sequence ATGAATTCTATCATAAAATGTGAAAATATCATAAAGTCATATAAAATGGGGCAAACCCGGCTGCAGGTGCTAAAGGGTGTGAATCTCGAAACCGCCCGCGGCGAATTTGTAGCCGTTATGGGCAGCTCCGGCTCGGGTAAGAGCACCCTTCTGCATATTCTCGGCGCGCTTGATAAACCCGACAGCGGAGAAATTATCTACGAGGGCACAAATTTAGCACGCATATCTGCTGCCAGGCTCAACGCATACAGAAACAAACAGGTCGGTTTTGTGTTCCAGTTCTACCACCTTCTCGATGAATTTAACGTGCTTGAGAATACCCTGCTGCCTGCAATGGCTTCAAGCTCTGTCATTAAATGGGCCGCAATAAGTTCTGATATCAAAAAAAGAGCCGTTTCCCTGCTCGAAAAGGTTGGTCTCGCAGACAGGCTCAATCACAAACCTCACCAGCTATCCGGCGGCGAACGCCAGCGTACCGCACTGGCAAGGGCTCTTATAAATGAGCCGCGGCTGCTGCTGGCGGACGAACCCACAGGCAACCTCGACTGGCAGAGAGGCAGTGAAATTCTTACGCTTTTAAAACAGCTCAACAAAGAGGGTCAGACGATTATTATGGTTACGCACGACAAGAAAGTCGCCGATGCAGCAGATAGAACCGTTGTAATTCAGGACGGGAAAATATAA
- a CDS encoding ABC transporter permease: MILTGKLIGKYMLRRPIVWLAVITIAVSVFIQLVVMTIMDGLIRDFADKNHALVGDCVITSSSLTGFPYYDELIDELEGDAQILAASPVIHSSALLSMDDGDWTQAVDLIGIKPDSYCMVTGFCDSLYRKSYSGGIFDHPHGQGPGCIRGISMMNAKSGSGTYNHSLDYPVKLEISGFPLTWKGTLANEATGLINSQSFYVANDSDTGVPLVDDFTIYVPFEQAGKICGMDTAAARVNRIFIKFEQGIPLEQGVSGVREIFKRFISENSGSQFASLFEQVQVKSWKVHLVENIAPMEKERTMLTALFTLLGLLNVFVVFIVFYIIVNSKHKDIGILRSFGVSRLSLMGMFTSFSAAIGIIGASLGWLGGWAFLRYINELENWLHTNYGWQLWDRSIYAIGLIPNQLNTNVLLWIIFGALTASILGCLGPAHQAVKQDPVNVLRVGTV, from the coding sequence ATGATACTTACCGGAAAACTCATCGGCAAATACATGCTCAGACGCCCGATAGTCTGGCTGGCTGTCATTACAATAGCCGTTTCGGTCTTCATACAGCTGGTGGTGATGACGATCATGGACGGTCTGATCCGGGATTTCGCGGACAAGAATCATGCCCTTGTCGGGGACTGCGTGATAACAAGCAGCTCTCTAACCGGATTTCCCTACTACGATGAACTGATAGACGAGCTTGAAGGCGATGCCCAGATTCTCGCCGCCTCACCGGTAATTCACTCCAGCGCATTGCTGAGCATGGACGATGGCGACTGGACACAGGCTGTTGACCTGATTGGTATCAAACCTGACAGCTACTGCATGGTAACCGGTTTTTGCGATTCGCTCTACAGGAAATCTTACAGCGGCGGTATATTTGATCACCCGCACGGCCAGGGTCCGGGCTGTATCCGCGGAATATCAATGATGAATGCCAAATCCGGCAGTGGAACATACAATCACAGCCTCGATTATCCCGTAAAGTTAGAAATAAGCGGCTTTCCATTAACCTGGAAAGGGACACTTGCCAACGAGGCCACAGGGCTCATAAACTCCCAGTCTTTTTATGTCGCCAACGATTCGGACACCGGCGTGCCTCTGGTGGATGACTTTACGATATATGTGCCTTTCGAGCAGGCGGGAAAAATCTGCGGCATGGACACAGCTGCTGCCAGAGTAAACCGTATTTTCATTAAATTTGAGCAGGGTATTCCTCTTGAACAGGGAGTAAGCGGGGTAAGAGAGATTTTTAAGCGGTTTATTTCGGAGAATTCCGGATCACAGTTCGCCTCACTCTTTGAGCAGGTACAGGTTAAAAGCTGGAAAGTACATCTGGTTGAAAATATCGCACCTATGGAGAAGGAACGCACCATGCTTACCGCCCTTTTCACACTGCTTGGACTGCTTAATGTATTCGTCGTATTCATAGTCTTCTATATCATTGTTAACTCGAAACATAAGGATATCGGCATCTTAAGAAGTTTCGGCGTAAGCAGATTATCGCTTATGGGTATGTTTACATCTTTCTCTGCCGCGATCGGCATCATAGGCGCCTCTTTGGGCTGGCTTGGCGGCTGGGCGTTTTTGAGATACATCAACGAGCTTGAAAACTGGCTGCACACAAATTACGGCTGGCAGCTCTGGGACCGTTCGATATACGCCATAGGACTGATACCTAACCAGCTAAACACAAATGTCCTGCTATGGATAATATTCGGAGCCCTGACAGCCTCTATACTCGGCTGCCTTGGGCCGGCTCATCAAGCTGTAAAACAAGATCCCGTTAACGTTCTAAGGGTTGGAACCGTATGA
- a CDS encoding FtsX-like permease family protein, with protein MLKLLLCIRYLTRRKIVFLSILAVAISTALLVGVSSLFKGFIYAVENSMTTHLGDVLITSPDPSVLMLESDDLCRHLEELDIVKRATPVISTEGLMLLGKGNVRRTIVWGIDLESRTEALGFNEFLVRQKDSPNPSFNPDSGGNESGFVGIGLAISPDPVTDEYRTEDLENLYGRKLVLMTAVQEPYRMTGEPRKSGFENLKRVNIPFTVSDAVFCGVHRFDSEYAFLPISLLAEKLYPKFKQQRPAEIIHIKMNSASRVSSRDIEQIRESFSLFASERMNWPDMWINYTPISSSVDMQSRLIEEYRKQMDVLMVVFGIISGGVILLITCIFYMMVINRRKDIAVIRSFGLSRSGVAGIFISFGITVGLLGSALGLFLGWLFVKNVNHIERGIQQAFGLKIWKSSVYMFERIPDQVEWKLAFILAAAAVGSAVIGSLLPAILAAMVNPVKVLRYE; from the coding sequence ATGCTCAAACTTCTTTTATGTATCAGATATCTGACCCGAAGGAAGATTGTTTTTTTGAGCATACTTGCCGTGGCGATCTCGACCGCCCTTCTTGTCGGTGTTTCCTCTCTGTTCAAGGGCTTTATTTATGCGGTTGAGAACTCGATGACAACGCATCTTGGAGACGTGCTGATAACATCACCCGACCCGAGCGTGCTGATGCTCGAGAGTGACGACCTTTGCAGACACCTTGAAGAGCTTGACATTGTAAAACGGGCAACTCCGGTTATTTCAACTGAGGGGCTTATGCTGCTCGGCAAGGGAAATGTCCGCAGGACTATTGTCTGGGGGATTGACCTTGAAAGCAGAACAGAGGCTCTGGGTTTCAATGAATTCCTTGTACGCCAGAAGGACAGTCCAAATCCCTCCTTTAACCCTGACTCCGGCGGAAACGAAAGCGGTTTTGTCGGGATTGGGCTGGCAATATCCCCAGATCCGGTAACCGATGAATACAGGACAGAAGACCTCGAAAACCTTTACGGCAGAAAACTCGTGCTGATGACCGCGGTACAGGAGCCTTACAGAATGACCGGCGAGCCGCGTAAATCAGGTTTTGAAAATCTAAAACGGGTCAACATCCCATTCACGGTTTCAGATGCCGTATTCTGCGGCGTACACAGATTCGATTCGGAATACGCTTTTTTGCCTATAAGTCTCCTGGCAGAGAAACTTTATCCGAAATTCAAACAGCAGAGGCCCGCGGAGATCATCCATATAAAAATGAACTCAGCCTCCAGAGTATCCAGCCGCGACATTGAACAAATTCGTGAAAGTTTCAGCCTGTTCGCATCTGAGCGAATGAACTGGCCCGATATGTGGATCAATTACACGCCTATATCCTCATCTGTCGATATGCAGTCACGCCTGATAGAGGAATACCGCAAGCAGATGGATGTGCTTATGGTCGTATTCGGGATCATAAGCGGCGGAGTAATACTGCTCATAACCTGCATATTCTACATGATGGTAATCAACAGACGTAAAGATATCGCAGTAATACGCAGCTTTGGACTATCAAGAAGCGGCGTAGCCGGCATATTCATATCATTCGGCATAACAGTAGGCCTGCTCGGTTCGGCTCTGGGGCTTTTCCTTGGGTGGCTGTTTGTCAAGAATGTAAACCATATTGAGCGGGGCATACAGCAGGCATTCGGCCTGAAAATATGGAAAAGCAGCGTGTATATGTTCGAGAGAATACCCGATCAGGTTGAGTGGAAACTCGCCTTTATACTCGCCGCGGCCGCGGTAGGCTCGGCGGTTATCGGCTCACTTCTTCCGGCGATTCTGGCGGCAATGGTCAATCCGGTTAAGGTGTTGAGGTACGAGTGA
- the lysS gene encoding lysine--tRNA ligase, with product MQTEVERLEEQRQKRLDKIRELGIDPYGVRVENVEPSSQIRARYEEETEGQRAKAAGRIVLLRDCGKLIFLTLRDSSGAIQLGLNKRRMEEQWSLAKLLELGDIIAGEGELSRTRTGELTIWVETLTFLSKSINQPPEKFHGLADVDMRYRQRYVDLWANPEVMERFRLRSQMITSIRNLLSDKGFLEVETPMMQSIAGGAAAKPFITHHNTLDMDLFMRIAPELFLKRLLVGGMEKIFEINRSYRNEGIDTKHNPEFTMMELYQAYADYSDMMDITEEIVCSLIEEHCGGNYKLKFGDLEVDYTRPWRRAKYADLLKEYSGCDITDIKGLREKARQLHIKEDQMDDLVVINEVFEETVEQHLINPTFVIDYPAKLCPLTRRKADNPEIAERFELFAAKMELANAYTELNDPAVQEENFRIQLHGQQDTMATMDEDFINALKYGMPPAGGLGVGIDRLVMLLTNATSIRDVILFPLLKSAKQD from the coding sequence ATGCAGACAGAAGTCGAGAGACTCGAAGAACAAAGGCAAAAGAGACTTGATAAGATAAGAGAGCTCGGAATCGACCCCTACGGCGTACGCGTTGAAAATGTTGAGCCTTCGAGTCAGATACGCGCAAGATACGAGGAAGAGACAGAAGGCCAGCGGGCCAAGGCCGCCGGCAGGATAGTCCTTCTTCGCGACTGCGGCAAGCTGATTTTTCTGACCCTGCGGGATTCATCAGGGGCAATACAGCTTGGCCTCAATAAACGCAGAATGGAAGAACAGTGGTCTCTTGCGAAACTCTTAGAGCTGGGCGATATTATTGCCGGAGAAGGCGAACTTAGCCGCACAAGAACCGGTGAGCTTACCATCTGGGTTGAAACACTGACGTTTCTCTCCAAATCCATCAATCAGCCGCCGGAGAAGTTTCACGGCCTGGCCGATGTTGACATGAGATACCGGCAGAGATACGTTGACCTGTGGGCAAACCCGGAGGTTATGGAGCGTTTCCGTCTGCGGTCACAAATGATAACTTCCATTAGAAATCTGCTCAGCGACAAAGGTTTTCTCGAAGTAGAAACCCCTATGATGCAGTCAATCGCCGGAGGTGCCGCGGCAAAGCCGTTTATCACCCACCACAATACACTTGACATGGATCTCTTCATGCGGATCGCTCCGGAGCTGTTCCTTAAACGGCTTCTGGTAGGCGGCATGGAGAAAATCTTTGAGATCAACAGAAGCTACCGCAACGAGGGAATCGACACAAAACACAACCCAGAGTTCACAATGATGGAACTCTATCAGGCTTATGCAGACTACAGCGACATGATGGATATCACCGAAGAAATTGTATGCAGCCTTATCGAAGAACACTGCGGCGGCAATTACAAGCTCAAATTCGGAGATCTCGAGGTGGACTACACCCGCCCGTGGCGCAGAGCCAAATACGCTGATCTGCTCAAAGAATACAGCGGCTGCGATATTACCGACATTAAAGGCCTCCGCGAGAAGGCCCGGCAGCTGCATATCAAAGAAGATCAGATGGACGACCTTGTTGTCATAAACGAGGTCTTCGAAGAAACAGTAGAACAGCATCTGATAAATCCAACGTTTGTCATTGACTATCCCGCCAAACTCTGCCCGCTGACTCGCAGAAAAGCTGACAATCCGGAAATTGCCGAACGCTTTGAGCTTTTCGCCGCCAAAATGGAGCTGGCCAATGCCTATACCGAGCTCAATGACCCTGCGGTGCAGGAAGAGAACTTCCGTATCCAGCTTCATGGCCAGCAGGACACTATGGCAACGATGGACGAAGACTTCATAAACGCCCTGAAATACGGGATGCCGCCCGCAGGCGGGCTTGGTGTCGGTATCGACAGGCTTGTGATGCTGCTCACAAACGCAACGAGCATCAGAGATGTCATACTCTTCCCGCTGCTGAAATCGGCAAAACAGGATTAA
- a CDS encoding S41 family peptidase: MSKSKRLINTVCVSAAAAMLIAITVISSNTAADSPKNDSPKYQTAENYSQAEQIFADIYSGNFVSAGEKLEIVSQNSQAKYLSNLKKLLNDYNRMQQSRDDKRVEKYMECMEKLERARKEGIPEYKGFEKNKSSDNDDESGDDDEDGEDDPADEDEEDKELTFANLQANIIMAYKYAAEDTKEELLEDPIVKEVLELSRQYSEIHEQNGEWIDAYAVYYYWLPELFPDEEQYEEYGEELSNKALISTLLKDTPCETREERYSGIEPAMFVRAVKALEQVYITTMDFREMAVKGIERCKMLAEVLNFEDEDITISIDKAQIARWSVRLDEISNEVNSLQFSYDCNSMIETFGKVLESNMQTAQIPQQVVIARFTEAALNTLDPYTTLVWPWEVQEFQKNMTQKFSGIGVEISMDTGKIKINSLIPDTPAYATGLDAGDYIVKINGETTENMTINCAVKYITGPSGTEVTLTIEDGKTRKKRDVTITRKTIDVPTVRGWQREDNGNWNYMIEPETGIGYIRLTGFTSNTAEGMKEAIELIDQNGMEAIILDLRGNPGGYLQTAGDIVDYFVDEGTIVSTRPRVGFPDKLTADKKANITCPLVVLIDGGSASASEIVSGALQDPVYRRAVIVGEQSYGKGSVQTIMDYPGGGAQLKYTMAYYYLPSNTKVKNRFEAEKQNTKDWGIIPDVQIELKGFEFEDYFETQKDNNVLVQAGKDHSEIKRRSEEETIKSDPQLAAGIVVAKTLLTEKEAGFDVLAKQVQKPEKKKSFLKYLLGG; encoded by the coding sequence ATGAGCAAATCCAAAAGGCTGATAAATACGGTTTGCGTAAGTGCCGCAGCCGCGATGCTGATCGCCATTACGGTTATCAGCAGTAACACGGCGGCCGATTCGCCAAAAAACGATTCTCCAAAATACCAAACGGCAGAGAATTACAGCCAGGCTGAACAGATTTTCGCAGACATATATTCCGGCAACTTTGTTTCAGCCGGTGAGAAATTAGAAATCGTCAGCCAGAACAGCCAGGCAAAATATCTTTCTAATCTCAAAAAACTGCTCAATGACTACAACCGTATGCAGCAGAGCAGAGATGATAAGCGCGTAGAAAAATATATGGAATGCATGGAAAAACTCGAACGCGCAAGAAAAGAAGGAATACCTGAGTACAAGGGATTTGAAAAGAATAAATCTTCTGACAACGATGATGAATCAGGAGATGACGACGAAGACGGCGAAGATGACCCGGCGGATGAAGACGAAGAAGACAAAGAGCTTACCTTTGCAAATCTTCAGGCTAATATAATTATGGCCTACAAATACGCCGCAGAAGACACAAAAGAAGAACTGCTTGAAGACCCGATAGTAAAAGAGGTCTTAGAGCTCTCACGCCAATACAGCGAGATTCATGAACAGAACGGTGAGTGGATCGACGCCTACGCCGTATATTATTACTGGCTGCCCGAATTGTTTCCGGACGAAGAACAATACGAGGAGTACGGAGAAGAGCTCAGCAATAAGGCCCTGATATCCACCCTTCTCAAAGACACTCCCTGTGAAACTCGTGAAGAAAGGTACAGCGGAATCGAGCCTGCAATGTTTGTCAGAGCGGTAAAGGCCCTTGAGCAGGTCTATATTACCACGATGGATTTCCGAGAGATGGCTGTCAAAGGGATTGAGCGGTGCAAAATGCTGGCGGAGGTACTTAATTTTGAAGATGAGGATATAACTATCAGCATCGACAAAGCCCAGATTGCCAGGTGGAGCGTCCGCCTTGATGAAATATCCAACGAGGTCAACAGCCTTCAGTTCAGCTATGACTGCAACTCAATGATAGAAACCTTCGGGAAAGTGCTTGAGTCGAACATGCAAACGGCTCAAATCCCCCAGCAGGTCGTTATTGCCAGATTCACAGAGGCAGCCCTGAACACACTCGACCCCTACACCACCCTTGTATGGCCGTGGGAAGTGCAGGAATTCCAAAAGAACATGACTCAAAAATTCTCGGGCATAGGCGTTGAAATCTCAATGGATACCGGCAAGATCAAAATCAACAGCCTGATACCTGATACCCCTGCCTATGCCACAGGACTTGACGCGGGCGATTATATTGTAAAGATCAACGGCGAAACCACTGAAAATATGACCATAAACTGCGCCGTTAAATACATTACCGGTCCCAGCGGAACAGAGGTAACACTGACAATTGAAGACGGCAAAACACGAAAAAAACGTGATGTAACCATCACCCGCAAAACTATCGATGTTCCTACCGTACGCGGCTGGCAGCGCGAGGACAACGGAAACTGGAATTATATGATCGAGCCGGAAACAGGCATCGGCTATATCCGCCTTACCGGTTTTACAAGCAACACTGCCGAGGGCATGAAGGAAGCCATCGAGCTGATTGATCAAAACGGCATGGAAGCCATAATACTCGACCTCAGAGGAAACCCCGGCGGCTACCTGCAAACGGCGGGAGATATCGTGGATTACTTTGTTGACGAGGGAACAATTGTCAGCACGAGGCCCAGAGTCGGTTTCCCCGACAAACTTACGGCTGATAAGAAAGCAAACATAACCTGCCCGCTTGTTGTTCTGATTGACGGCGGTTCGGCCTCAGCTTCAGAGATCGTTTCAGGGGCACTGCAAGACCCTGTTTACCGCAGAGCTGTTATTGTCGGAGAGCAAAGCTACGGCAAAGGCAGCGTGCAGACTATAATGGATTATCCCGGCGGAGGCGCCCAGCTCAAGTACACTATGGCATATTACTATCTGCCGTCAAATACCAAAGTAAAGAACCGATTTGAAGCAGAAAAGCAGAACACAAAAGACTGGGGAATAATCCCTGATGTCCAGATAGAGCTCAAAGGTTTTGAGTTCGAGGACTATTTTGAAACTCAAAAAGACAACAATGTCCTTGTGCAGGCAGGCAAGGACCATTCAGAAATAAAACGCCGCAGCGAAGAGGAAACAATAAAAAGCGATCCTCAGCTTGCTGCGGGCATAGTCGTAGCCAAAACATTGCTTACCGAAAAAGAAGCCGGCTTTGATGTGCTGGCGAAACAAGTTCAAAAGCCCGAAAAGAAAAAGAGCTTTTTGAAATACCTTCTCGGAGGCTGA
- the fba gene encoding class II fructose-1,6-bisphosphate aldolase, with protein MPLVDTKKMFEMAYKNGYAVGAFNVNNMEITQGIVKAVAETKSPLILQISRGARSYASMSYLKAIIDVAVAENPEIPIAMHLDHGDTFETCKQCVDDGFTSVMIDGSHHPFEENIRITKEVVDYAHAHGVVVEAELGQLGGIEEDVVGISEEDVMNHLTNPDQAVEFVEKTGVDSLAVAIGTSHGAYKFKTAPKLAFEVVEQISEKLPGFPLVMHGSSSVLKEFKDLINKYGGAMPDAMGVPEDAITNASKMAVCKVNIDTDLRMALTAKIREVFSTKPEEFDPRKYLGPGREAIYEMVLHKLKVLGCTGKASECL; from the coding sequence ATGCCATTAGTTGATACTAAAAAAATGTTCGAGATGGCTTACAAAAACGGCTATGCCGTCGGCGCATTCAATGTAAACAACATGGAGATTACACAGGGCATCGTCAAGGCAGTAGCCGAGACCAAATCGCCGCTTATCCTCCAGATTTCAAGAGGTGCCCGCTCTTACGCAAGCATGTCTTACCTCAAAGCCATAATCGACGTAGCTGTTGCAGAAAATCCGGAAATCCCGATTGCCATGCACCTCGACCACGGCGACACATTCGAGACATGCAAGCAGTGCGTTGATGACGGTTTCACTTCTGTCATGATCGACGGCTCACACCACCCCTTCGAGGAAAACATCCGCATCACCAAAGAGGTCGTTGACTACGCACACGCACACGGCGTTGTAGTCGAAGCTGAACTGGGCCAGCTCGGCGGTATCGAGGAAGACGTCGTCGGCATCAGCGAAGAAGATGTGATGAATCACCTCACAAACCCCGACCAGGCCGTTGAATTCGTTGAGAAGACCGGCGTAGATTCACTGGCAGTTGCCATTGGAACAAGCCACGGCGCTTATAAATTCAAAACCGCCCCCAAACTTGCATTTGAAGTTGTTGAGCAGATTTCAGAAAAACTGCCCGGATTCCCGCTGGTGATGCATGGGTCAAGCTCAGTTCTTAAAGAGTTTAAAGACCTCATCAACAAGTACGGCGGAGCAATGCCTGATGCTATGGGTGTACCGGAAGATGCCATTACAAATGCTTCCAAGATGGCTGTGTGCAAGGTAAACATCGACACAGACCTTCGTATGGCGCTGACGGCAAAAATACGTGAAGTCTTCAGCACTAAGCCCGAAGAGTTCGACCCGCGTAAATACCTCGGCCCCGGCCGCGAAGCTATCTACGAAATGGTGCTTCACAAACTTAAGGTGCTCGGCTGTACCGGCAAAGCATCTGAATGCCTCTAA